In Aspergillus fumigatus Af293 chromosome 6, whole genome shotgun sequence, the genomic window GCGTCCATATCCGTTttgcctcgtcgtcgccCTGAAACCGAAAATCCACACGGACGATATCACTGAACCCTTCCTCCATGGTGGGCTCTTTGAAGCGCTTCAGAAAATCGCCGAATGCGATGCCTGGAAGTCGTGCGCGGGATTCGGGGTTCTACAGCGCATATACTGTTAGTTTCGTTTCCAGCATTTGAGACGAAAAGAGAGGTACCAAAGATCGATTCGCGGCGCGGACGGCGTTGTTGTGCTTGCATAGTTCCGGCGAACTGGTGAAGTAGACACATCGGATGGGGACGTTGGATTCCTTTGCGACGCGTACCCATTCGGCGCGGGTGTTGGGGTCGGCGTTTGTGTTGTCTGTCATGGCGTCAGCTGCGTGTGTCTGGGTGCTTGCTGAGCCCTGAAAACGGATGCAACCtaccgacgacgacggaggCACCGGCGGTGAGAAACTCCTTGGCGACTTTGATGCATTTTTGTCTCTGTTGGTGTCCAGTTTCAGTGTACCGTTTTCATGTTCACCGAGAGTGTACACCAATCGTACCGTCTTGAGATTGTCCTGGTTGACGCGCTCGTAACCCAGCGGCTGGAGGTGATTCCAGTAAAATGTCGATTTGCCCGCTCCTGGGCTGCCGCAGAAGATAACTAGTTCTCGGGGGCTTTGGCGGATGAAAGGGGCAGGCACTGCGGTTGGTCATTGGTATGCATTCAGGTATGAAGGCTAACAACAGTGAGGCTAACCGTTGTCCGCGGGTTCAGACTTGATGTACGAAGAAGGATTGAATGGCTCCTGGACATCTTGGGCCACCTCATTCAGGAAGAACTCTTCGGGTGTCTTGAATGGGATGCCGACGTTCATGGCGAAGCCTCTGTGACGCGATTGATTTAGCGGCAACTTCTTGGCCCATCCCCGGATGAGAACTCACCGGTCTACCATGGAGTGATCCCGGGGGCGACCGGCCGCATCACCAACGTAGAATGATGCACACAGATCGATGCCGAAGACATCGAGGTCGTAGTCTTCCACAAACTCCTTCCACATTCCCGTTCGCGGTTTTCTATTCTCGTCGTCTGCTGTGGCGGCATAGACGCTGATGGGGATGTCTATCTGGCGCATCACGCCTGTCACCCTTTCCTTGAAATTAGTCAAGCTCTTCGAATCGGCTCGGCCGCCCTTCAGATCTTTCTGCAGGCTGATCCTCTTCTGGTTGGACATGATCACGACTTGGTATCTGTGAGTTGCAGTTAGCTGGAGTGCCGCCGTGAAAGAGACATGCTACCCGCCCGTCAGCATTCAGATCCTGGAGTTTGGTCGGTACATTGGGAGAGAACCACTTCCAATCTGAAGAATCCCGGGGAAAGGTGTTGCCGGAAGCTGTCACGACCAAAGTGGAATCCTACGTCGTGTGTCGTCAGTTTATCTTGAAATCACTGGAAAGCCAGAAGAGCTTACCAGATCGAAGGCTGCCACTTTGGCCTTCTCTCTTCGTGCAGGTTGTTCCCCTGGAC contains:
- a CDS encoding putative DNA 3'-phosphatase Tpp1 — protein: MSGAAKRAASPTRAISPPPLKRKVESRVTSKSSKISTGLQQHLLTGSERTVASFFTPTSQKKPEKITWRVVNNSLVIGKYTTGPGEQPARREKAKVAAFDLHVSFTAALQLTATHRYQVVIMSNQKRISLQKDLKGGRADSKSLTNFKERVTGVMRQIDIPISVYAATADDENRKPRTGMWKEFVEDYDLDVFGIDLCASFYVGDAAGRPRDHSMVDRGFAMNVGIPFKTPEEFFLNEVAQDVQEPFNPSSYIKSEPADNVPAPFIRQSPRELVIFCGSPGAGKSTFYWNHLQPLGYERVNQDNLKTVRLVYTLGEHENGTLKLDTNRDKNASKSPRSFSPPVPPSSSVGCIRFQGSASTQTHAADAMTDNTNADPNTRAEWVRVAKESNVPIRCVYFTSSPELCKHNNAVRAANRSLNPESRARLPGIAFGDFLKRFKEPTMEEGFSDIVRVDFRFQGDDEAKRIWTQYWV